A region from the Methanofollis liminatans DSM 4140 genome encodes:
- a CDS encoding daunorubicin resistance protein DrrA family ABC transporter ATP-binding protein, translated as MDGVQERDGGEYAIEAAGLRKTFNGVAAVDGVSFSVRRGEVFGFLGPNGAGKTTTVRMLTGVIRPDGGSARILGHDIVRAPVRAKQGFGVVPETANAYADLTARQNLMLVAGLYGLERSKAERRAEALLSALGLFERQDDRVQGFSKGMKQRLILAMALLHEPDLLFLDEPTGGLDVQSTHLILSMLRDLNAAGTTIFLTTHNMDEANRLCDRVAIMRTGRIVALDAPERLKMAIERLHTVEVSFDGRVEAGALAALAGIVSADREGDRWVIATADVDAAVRALVGFAGAESLRIVRLNTPAPTLDEAFLRLTEGTG; from the coding sequence ATGGACGGCGTGCAGGAGAGGGACGGCGGGGAATATGCCATCGAGGCCGCCGGCCTGAGGAAGACCTTCAACGGGGTCGCGGCGGTCGACGGCGTCTCGTTCTCGGTGCGCCGGGGCGAGGTCTTCGGGTTCCTGGGGCCGAACGGCGCCGGCAAGACCACGACGGTCCGGATGCTCACCGGGGTGATCAGGCCGGACGGCGGGTCGGCCCGGATCCTGGGGCACGATATCGTCAGGGCGCCGGTGCGGGCGAAACAGGGTTTCGGCGTCGTGCCCGAGACGGCGAACGCCTACGCCGACCTGACCGCCAGGCAGAACCTGATGCTCGTCGCCGGGCTCTACGGCCTCGAACGCTCGAAGGCCGAACGCCGGGCTGAGGCGCTCCTTTCGGCCCTCGGCCTCTTCGAGCGGCAGGACGACCGGGTGCAGGGGTTCTCGAAGGGGATGAAGCAGCGGCTCATCCTCGCGATGGCCCTCCTGCACGAGCCCGATCTCCTCTTCCTGGACGAACCGACCGGGGGGCTCGACGTCCAGAGCACGCACCTGATCCTCTCGATGCTGCGCGACCTCAACGCCGCCGGGACGACGATCTTCCTCACCACCCACAACATGGACGAGGCGAACCGCCTCTGCGACCGGGTGGCGATCATGCGCACGGGCCGGATCGTCGCTCTCGACGCCCCGGAACGCCTGAAGATGGCGATCGAGCGTCTCCACACCGTCGAAGTGAGTTTTGACGGTCGGGTGGAGGCGGGCGCCCTTGCGGCCCTGGCCGGGATCGTCTCTGCCGACCGGGAAGGGGACCGGTGGGTGATCGCCACCGCGGACGTGGACGCCGCCGTCCGCGCCCTCGTCGGATTCGCCGGGGCAGAGAGTCTGCGGATCGTGCGCCTGAACACCCCGGCGCCGACCCTGGACGAGGCGTTCCTCAGACTGACGGAGGGGACGGGATGA
- a CDS encoding permease — protein MIAGELVVLFVGVSFLVGLLQAYIPEERIRRTLAGRGEGASTVLGGFFGALTPFCSCSTIPILVGLLNAGIPFAACMAFLLASPLLNPVILSLLAALIGPVPTAMYAIITFCAALVLATLLGRLGFARYVKEVTVEGMASAPACGCEGGTFAERHGPRFSAALHFAVSLFRQVFPYLVLGAAIGAFIYGFVPADLIISVAGPDNPLAIPAAALIGIPMYIRAETIIPISAVLLQKGMGAGAVMALIIGGAGASIPEITLLSAIFERRLVAAFVVTVLGIAVLAGFAFGVMLPA, from the coding sequence GTGATCGCCGGGGAACTGGTCGTCCTCTTTGTCGGGGTCAGTTTCCTGGTCGGTCTGCTCCAGGCCTACATCCCTGAGGAGCGGATCAGGCGGACCCTGGCCGGACGGGGCGAGGGCGCCTCCACCGTCCTCGGCGGCTTCTTCGGGGCGCTCACGCCCTTCTGCTCCTGCTCCACGATCCCGATCCTGGTCGGGCTGCTCAACGCCGGGATCCCGTTCGCCGCCTGCATGGCCTTCCTGCTCGCCTCGCCCCTCTTAAACCCGGTGATCCTCTCCCTCCTGGCCGCTCTCATCGGCCCGGTGCCGACGGCGATGTACGCCATCATCACCTTCTGCGCCGCCCTCGTGCTCGCCACCCTCCTGGGGCGGCTCGGGTTTGCGCGATACGTGAAGGAGGTGACCGTCGAGGGGATGGCGTCGGCGCCGGCGTGCGGGTGCGAGGGGGGCACCTTTGCGGAGCGTCACGGCCCGCGGTTCTCCGCCGCCCTGCACTTCGCCGTCTCGCTCTTCCGCCAGGTCTTCCCGTACCTCGTCCTCGGCGCCGCCATCGGGGCCTTCATCTACGGTTTCGTCCCGGCCGACCTCATCATCTCGGTCGCCGGGCCTGACAACCCCCTCGCCATCCCGGCCGCCGCCCTGATCGGCATACCAATGTATATCAGGGCCGAGACGATCATCCCGATCAGCGCCGTCCTCCTCCAGAAGGGGATGGGCGCCGGGGCGGTGATGGCCCTGATCATCGGCGGCGCCGGGGCGAGCATCCCGGAGATCACCCTGCTCTCGGCGATCTTCGAGCGGCGTCTGGTGGCGGCCTTCGTCGTCACCGTGCTCGGGATCGCCGTCCTTGCCGGGTTCGCCTTCGGCGTCATGCTCCCGGCATAA
- a CDS encoding permease: protein MIDILIGSLLMGWETLLGYLAEHVVTCLVPAFFIAGAIAAFIKKEAILKYFSPDAKKSVAYGLASVSGTVLAVCSCTILPMFAGLFKRGSGIGPATTFLYAGPAINILAIVYTAKVLGFDLGLARAAFAIILAIVIGLVMAALFRSHDVETRQKMAAMPQVPAGGGEERPRWVVPAFFVMLVGILIAGTAQADWMIKFPVIYALTLGTAYLLIYFFERDEVTEWGWETWDLTKKIFPILLIGTFALGMLAYFLPPETFGPFFGTNSLQSTLLASIVGTILYMPTLLEVPVIGTTFGYTSGVMAGGPALALLLSGPSVSLPSLLVISRIMGPKKTAVYAVLVIVFSALAGFAYGLILG from the coding sequence ATGATAGACATCCTCATTGGCTCGCTCCTCATGGGCTGGGAGACCCTGCTCGGCTACCTCGCCGAGCACGTCGTCACCTGCCTGGTCCCGGCGTTCTTCATCGCCGGCGCCATTGCGGCGTTCATCAAGAAGGAGGCGATCCTGAAGTACTTCAGCCCGGACGCGAAGAAGAGCGTCGCCTACGGCCTCGCCTCGGTCTCAGGGACGGTGCTCGCCGTCTGCTCCTGCACGATCCTGCCGATGTTCGCCGGGCTCTTCAAGCGGGGCAGCGGCATCGGGCCGGCGACGACCTTCCTGTACGCCGGGCCGGCGATCAACATCCTGGCGATTGTCTATACGGCAAAGGTCCTCGGCTTCGACCTGGGGCTTGCGCGGGCGGCCTTTGCAATCATCCTGGCGATCGTCATCGGTCTTGTCATGGCCGCCCTCTTCCGCTCCCACGATGTCGAGACGCGGCAGAAGATGGCGGCGATGCCGCAGGTGCCCGCCGGCGGCGGGGAGGAGCGCCCCCGCTGGGTCGTCCCGGCGTTCTTCGTCATGCTCGTCGGGATCCTGATCGCCGGCACCGCCCAGGCCGACTGGATGATCAAGTTCCCGGTCATCTACGCCCTCACCCTGGGCACGGCCTACCTCCTCATCTACTTCTTCGAGCGGGACGAGGTGACCGAGTGGGGCTGGGAGACCTGGGACCTCACGAAGAAGATCTTCCCGATCCTCCTCATCGGCACCTTCGCCCTCGGGATGCTCGCCTACTTCCTCCCGCCCGAGACCTTCGGCCCCTTCTTCGGGACGAACTCCCTCCAGTCGACCCTGCTCGCCTCGATCGTCGGGACGATCCTGTACATGCCCACGCTCCTCGAGGTGCCGGTGATCGGCACCACCTTCGGCTACACCTCGGGCGTGATGGCCGGCGGCCCGGCGCTCGCCCTCCTCCTCTCGGGACCGAGCGTGAGTCTGCCCTCGCTCCTGGTGATCTCCCGGATCATGGGGCCGAAGAAGACCGCCGTCTATGCAGTGCTCGTGATCGTCTTCTCGGCCCTCGCGGGGTTCGCGTACGGCCTGATCCTGGGGTGA
- a CDS encoding universal stress protein, translating into MFHTVLLAIDGSENSRRAAATAAGLVHDLAGSSLAAVYVAATPAQSRIVRANFDVHAVLEEDARSIAAPILDLIEKAGVPYTLEVGMGDPAAEILATAGRVGADLIVIGSRGLGALTGVVLGSVSQKVAQAAACPVMIVK; encoded by the coding sequence ATGTTTCATACGGTGCTTCTTGCAATAGACGGTTCGGAGAATTCCCGCCGTGCGGCCGCCACCGCCGCCGGCCTCGTCCACGACCTGGCGGGGTCGTCCCTCGCCGCGGTCTATGTCGCCGCGACCCCTGCGCAGTCCAGGATCGTGCGGGCGAACTTCGACGTCCACGCCGTCCTCGAGGAGGACGCCCGCTCGATCGCCGCCCCGATCCTCGACCTCATCGAGAAGGCGGGCGTCCCGTACACCCTGGAGGTCGGAATGGGCGATCCCGCAGCGGAGATCCTCGCCACCGCCGGGCGGGTCGGCGCCGACCTGATCGTGATCGGGAGCCGCGGGCTCGGCGCCCTCACGGGGGTCGTCCTCGGGAGCGTCAGCCAGAAGGTCGCCCAGGCCGCCGCCTGCCCGGTGATGATCGTCAAGTAG
- a CDS encoding ArsR/SmtB family transcription factor has product MDEKKCCGEGYRGIPLEIEASLCRCGGIEGLIERLPPDAAIAARCAAHRALADPFRQKILAMLAVQPLCVCVIKAVLEIADSKLSYHLSVLKKAGLIQGDQQGNWIIYRLTGEGERWAPPRT; this is encoded by the coding sequence GTGGACGAGAAGAAGTGTTGTGGAGAGGGATACCGCGGCATTCCCCTGGAGATCGAAGCCTCGCTCTGCCGGTGCGGCGGCATCGAAGGGTTGATCGAGCGCCTGCCCCCCGACGCCGCGATCGCGGCGAGGTGCGCCGCCCACCGGGCGCTCGCCGACCCCTTCCGCCAGAAGATCCTCGCCATGCTCGCCGTCCAGCCCCTCTGCGTCTGCGTGATCAAGGCGGTGCTCGAGATCGCCGACTCCAAACTCTCCTACCACCTCTCGGTGCTGAAAAAAGCCGGACTGATCCAGGGCGATCAGCAGGGCAACTGGATCATCTACCGCCTCACCGGCGAGGGCGAGCGGTGGGCGCCGCCCCGCACCTGA
- a CDS encoding SulP family inorganic anion transporter, translated as MNFTIAPDFAALKKAWLSNIRGDTLAGMTVALALIPEAIAFSIIAGVDPMVGLYASFCIAVVIAFAGGRPGMISAATGSMALIMVVLVRDYGLEYLLAATVLTGIIQLALGLLNVGRFITFIPYSVVLGFVNALAILIFLAQLPFLIGAPPAVYALSAASVAIIVLLPRLTKAVPPALVAIVAVTAAAVALHLDVLTVGGMGEITRTLPSFHLPVVPLTLDTLLIILPYAVTLVIVGLIESLLTASIIDEMTGTQGDNDREVRGQGIANCVAGLFGGMAGCAMIGQSVINVRSGGSGRLSTLVAGLFLIFLIIVLGDIVAMIPMAALVGVMIMVAVGTFEWQSVRDLPRIPRGDAAVMLLTVAIVVATHDLAKGVIAGVVLAALIFGWKISVISAAKTLREDGAMVYTMKGQLFFGTMSAFMDLFDYAGDPVRVRIDFSHSHIWDQSGVEAITRVVHRYQQHGKSVYVTGLNEESQATLDRGFSREK; from the coding sequence GTGAATTTCACTATCGCCCCTGATTTTGCCGCGCTGAAAAAGGCGTGGCTCTCCAATATCCGCGGGGATACCCTGGCCGGGATGACCGTGGCCCTCGCCCTGATCCCTGAGGCGATCGCCTTCTCGATCATCGCCGGCGTCGACCCGATGGTCGGGCTCTACGCCTCCTTCTGCATCGCCGTGGTCATCGCCTTCGCCGGCGGGCGCCCCGGCATGATCTCGGCGGCCACCGGGTCGATGGCCCTGATCATGGTCGTCCTGGTCCGCGACTACGGCCTCGAATACCTGCTGGCGGCGACCGTCCTGACCGGGATCATCCAGCTCGCCCTCGGCCTCTTGAACGTCGGGCGGTTCATAACGTTCATCCCGTACTCGGTCGTGCTCGGCTTCGTCAACGCCCTCGCCATCCTGATCTTCCTCGCTCAACTCCCCTTCCTGATCGGGGCGCCGCCGGCGGTCTATGCCCTCTCGGCGGCGTCGGTTGCGATCATCGTCCTCCTCCCCCGCCTGACGAAGGCCGTCCCGCCGGCGCTCGTCGCCATCGTGGCGGTGACCGCCGCCGCCGTCGCCCTCCACCTCGACGTCCTCACCGTCGGCGGCATGGGCGAGATTACCCGCACCCTCCCCTCTTTCCACCTGCCGGTCGTCCCGCTGACCCTCGACACGCTCCTCATCATCCTCCCGTACGCTGTGACCCTGGTCATCGTCGGGCTCATCGAGTCCCTGCTCACCGCCTCGATCATTGACGAGATGACCGGGACGCAGGGGGACAACGACCGCGAGGTGCGGGGGCAGGGGATTGCAAACTGCGTCGCCGGCCTCTTCGGCGGCATGGCCGGGTGCGCCATGATCGGGCAGTCGGTGATCAATGTCAGGTCCGGCGGGTCGGGGCGCCTCTCCACCCTCGTCGCCGGCCTCTTCCTGATCTTCCTGATCATCGTCCTCGGGGATATCGTCGCCATGATCCCGATGGCCGCCCTGGTCGGCGTGATGATCATGGTCGCCGTCGGCACCTTCGAGTGGCAGTCGGTCCGCGACCTGCCCAGGATCCCGCGGGGCGACGCCGCCGTGATGCTCCTCACCGTCGCCATCGTCGTCGCCACCCACGACCTGGCAAAGGGCGTCATCGCCGGGGTCGTCCTCGCCGCCCTCATCTTCGGCTGGAAGATCTCGGTCATATCGGCGGCGAAAACCCTGCGGGAGGACGGCGCGATGGTCTATACGATGAAAGGCCAGCTCTTCTTCGGAACGATGTCGGCCTTCATGGACCTCTTCGACTATGCCGGCGACCCGGTGCGGGTGCGGATCGATTTCTCGCACTCGCATATCTGGGACCAGTCAGGGGTCGAGGCGATCACGCGGGTGGTCCACCGCTACCAGCAGCACGGGAAATCGGTCTATGTCACCGGGCTGAACGAGGAGAGCCAGGCGACGCTGGACCGGGGTTTCTCGCGGGAGAAATAG
- the hypF gene encoding carbamoyltransferase HypF translates to MQNRGKIVIRGIVQGVGFRPFVYALAEKYAISGWVKNLGSRVEIAAAGARFSEFCAEVSKGTVLSTIDAVDVFPLDEEVGPGFVIRSSGQGSLDGMIPPDVAVCDDCIRDIFTPGGRYEGYWATSCVNCGPRYSIIKTLPYDRERTAMDAFPTCTPCGAEYADPACRRHHAQTIACASCGPSLALLGPDGTERACADPVAAAAAMLDAGQILAVRGLGGFHLACTEEAAGVLKGRLGRQEQPLAVMVREDAVERYASPTEEDWGALRDRVHPIVVMEKRDPAGNRGISSLHTIGVMLPYTGLHHLLFARLGHDLLVMTSANMPGTPMITATADAVERLRGTADAFLVHDREIVNRCDDSVVRDGHIIRLSRGMAPMRAAIDLGGRCILGVGPELNATTTIYRNGFAVTSPHVGNVRNPQTLAYLQETVEKIGRLLGASFEVIAHDLHPQFLSTRYARELAAETGAELVAVQHHRAHIAAATREECVGIAIDGVGYGDDGTIWGGEIFAGAAPHLERVAHLQTVAMPGGDLATRYPERMLYGILPEEETLRLLLSRGLGEVEAGVLARQVERGVNVARTSSTGRVLDAAAALLGICRERTYDGEPAMKLESAAYGVRAEEWDLEYGREGNCRTLQTAALLKRAAAEGAAGRDVHGIAASVQHNLARGVATLAIDAAAERGIGTVALSGGVAYNAAIRETIRRCVEDAGLSLLVNRRYPLGDGCISFGQCVWAAAELDER, encoded by the coding sequence ATGCAAAACAGAGGGAAAATCGTCATCCGCGGTATTGTGCAGGGGGTTGGATTCAGGCCGTTCGTCTATGCTCTCGCCGAGAAATACGCAATTTCAGGCTGGGTGAAGAACCTCGGGAGCCGGGTGGAGATCGCCGCTGCCGGTGCGCGCTTTTCTGAGTTCTGTGCCGAGGTCTCGAAGGGTACGGTCCTCTCGACGATCGACGCCGTGGACGTTTTCCCGCTGGACGAGGAGGTCGGGCCGGGGTTTGTGATCCGGTCGAGCGGCCAGGGATCGCTCGACGGGATGATCCCGCCGGACGTCGCCGTCTGCGACGATTGCATCAGGGACATCTTCACGCCGGGCGGGCGCTACGAGGGATACTGGGCGACCTCGTGCGTCAACTGCGGCCCCCGCTACAGCATCATAAAAACCCTCCCGTACGACCGGGAACGGACGGCGATGGACGCATTCCCGACCTGCACGCCCTGCGGGGCCGAGTACGCCGATCCGGCGTGCCGCCGCCATCACGCCCAGACGATCGCCTGTGCGTCGTGCGGGCCGTCCCTCGCCCTCCTGGGGCCGGACGGGACGGAGAGGGCGTGCGCCGACCCGGTCGCCGCTGCGGCGGCGATGCTCGACGCCGGGCAGATCCTCGCCGTCCGCGGGCTCGGGGGCTTCCACCTCGCCTGCACCGAAGAGGCGGCAGGCGTGCTGAAGGGGCGCCTCGGCAGGCAGGAACAGCCCCTGGCGGTGATGGTGCGGGAGGACGCCGTCGAGCGCTACGCCTCCCCGACCGAGGAGGATTGGGGGGCGCTGCGGGACCGCGTGCACCCGATCGTGGTGATGGAGAAGCGTGACCCCGCCGGGAACAGGGGGATCTCCTCCCTCCACACGATCGGGGTGATGCTCCCGTACACCGGGCTCCACCACCTCCTCTTCGCCCGCCTCGGCCACGACCTGCTGGTGATGACCTCGGCGAACATGCCGGGGACGCCGATGATCACCGCCACCGCCGACGCCGTCGAGCGCCTCCGCGGGACGGCGGACGCCTTTCTCGTGCACGACCGGGAGATCGTCAACCGCTGCGACGATTCGGTGGTGCGGGACGGGCATATCATCAGGCTCTCGCGGGGGATGGCGCCGATGCGGGCGGCGATCGATCTCGGGGGGCGCTGCATCCTGGGCGTCGGGCCCGAACTCAACGCCACGACGACGATCTACCGGAACGGGTTTGCGGTCACCTCGCCGCACGTGGGCAATGTGCGGAACCCGCAGACCCTCGCCTACCTGCAGGAGACGGTGGAGAAGATCGGGCGCCTGCTCGGGGCCTCGTTCGAGGTGATCGCCCACGACCTCCACCCGCAGTTCCTCTCGACCAGGTACGCCCGTGAACTGGCGGCGGAGACCGGCGCCGAACTCGTGGCCGTCCAGCACCACCGCGCCCATATCGCCGCCGCCACCCGGGAGGAGTGCGTCGGGATCGCTATCGATGGCGTGGGCTACGGCGACGACGGAACGATCTGGGGCGGCGAAATCTTTGCCGGGGCGGCGCCGCACCTCGAACGGGTCGCCCACCTCCAGACGGTGGCGATGCCGGGCGGCGACCTGGCGACCCGGTACCCGGAGCGGATGCTCTATGGGATCCTGCCGGAGGAGGAGACCCTGCGCCTCCTCCTCTCACGCGGCCTCGGCGAGGTCGAGGCCGGCGTGCTCGCCCGGCAGGTGGAGCGGGGGGTGAACGTGGCGCGGACCAGCAGCACCGGACGGGTGCTCGACGCCGCCGCCGCCCTCCTCGGGATCTGCCGGGAGCGGACCTATGACGGCGAACCGGCGATGAAGCTGGAATCGGCGGCGTACGGGGTGCGGGCGGAGGAGTGGGACCTCGAATATGGGCGGGAGGGGAACTGCCGGACCCTGCAGACCGCCGCACTCTTGAAACGGGCCGCGGCCGAGGGGGCGGCCGGGAGGGACGTGCACGGGATCGCCGCCTCGGTGCAGCACAACCTTGCCCGCGGCGTGGCGACCCTTGCGATCGACGCCGCCGCCGAGCGCGGGATCGGGACGGTCGCCCTCTCCGGGGGCGTCGCCTACAACGCGGCGATCCGGGAGACGATCCGCCGGTGCGTCGAGGATGCGGGCCTCTCCCTCCTGGTCAACCGCCGCTACCCCCTCGGGGACGGGTGCATCTCCTTCGGGCAGTGCGTATGGGCGGCGGCTGAACTCGATGAAAGATAA
- a CDS encoding ArsR family transcriptional regulator, protein MTGHIRIVNDPVELVPLLLTFNNPKFKQLYELLDKNWMTEEELAERCESACVASCLSILRKGNLIEEQWRMPKPGEKPSKEFRSTYKTFRANFQCSMIDLADLIYISLSTDENIQKLASHVEDELNSGNTSIADIARKFEVSPLVIKALSKRIPNLDVKGQGLVHVGNAR, encoded by the coding sequence GTGACTGGCCATATTCGGATAGTGAACGATCCCGTCGAACTCGTACCTCTGCTCCTCACCTTCAACAATCCAAAATTCAAGCAGCTCTACGAACTGCTCGATAAGAACTGGATGACCGAGGAGGAGCTCGCAGAGCGGTGCGAGAGCGCCTGCGTCGCCTCATGCCTTTCCATCCTCAGGAAGGGCAACCTCATCGAGGAGCAGTGGCGGATGCCGAAACCCGGCGAAAAGCCGAGCAAAGAGTTCAGATCAACTTACAAGACCTTCAGGGCGAATTTTCAGTGCTCGATGATCGATCTCGCCGACCTGATCTATATCTCCCTCTCGACCGATGAGAACATACAGAAACTGGCGTCCCATGTGGAGGACGAACTGAATTCAGGGAACACGTCCATCGCCGATATCGCACGGAAGTTTGAGGTATCACCCCTCGTCATCAAGGCGCTCTCCAAGCGGATTCCAAACCTTGATGTGAAGGGGCAGGGACTGGTCCATGTCGGCAATGCCAGGTGA
- a CDS encoding PIG-L deacetylase family protein, protein MHVLALGAHPDDPEIGCGGSLALHAAAGDRVTVLYATAGEAGALGAPEDETAARRRAEAAEACAVLGAEPPVFLDFPDGRLAYAGYPLVAAIGRAVREVRPAIVYVHHGGDAHPDHAALAAAAIDAVRRAGTPHFPDLGETPHQVGEIRLYEVWTPLAEPATALDITGVAERKGEAVRCHASQCGVHAYDEIALGLNRYRSLLVPGSRYAEAFGAARPRW, encoded by the coding sequence ATGCATGTGCTTGCCCTCGGGGCGCACCCTGACGACCCCGAGATCGGGTGCGGCGGGAGCCTGGCCCTCCACGCCGCCGCCGGCGACCGGGTGACGGTGCTCTACGCCACCGCCGGGGAGGCCGGGGCGTTGGGCGCCCCTGAAGATGAAACGGCCGCACGGCGCCGGGCCGAGGCCGCGGAGGCGTGCGCCGTCCTGGGGGCGGAACCGCCGGTCTTCCTGGACTTTCCCGACGGCCGCCTCGCCTATGCGGGCTATCCTCTGGTCGCCGCGATCGGTCGGGCCGTCAGGGAGGTGCGCCCGGCGATCGTTTACGTCCACCACGGAGGCGACGCCCACCCCGACCACGCCGCCCTCGCCGCGGCGGCGATCGACGCCGTCAGGCGGGCCGGAACACCCCATTTCCCCGACCTCGGCGAGACCCCGCACCAGGTGGGGGAGATCCGCCTGTACGAGGTCTGGACGCCGCTCGCAGAACCGGCGACGGCGCTCGATATCACCGGCGTCGCCGAGAGAAAAGGGGAGGCGGTCCGCTGCCACGCCTCGCAGTGCGGCGTGCACGCCTACGACGAGATCGCCCTGGGGCTGAACCGCTACCGGAGTCTGCTCGTGCCGGGGAGCAGGTATGCCGAGGCCTTCGGGGCGGCGCGGCCGCGGTGGTGA
- a CDS encoding DUF7839 domain-containing protein has translation MSAMPGEDPLSVLLRSKREITRFQILVEVAEHQPAIRQQEIAAKMGVTPQAVSEYIRELAEDGYVSAYGRGRYEVTKEGIEWVLTNAEVLENYARHVTRDVIQKVRVWPAIAAGPLKAGDQVGVYMQGGWLYASKEEQSAMGEVIADADTGQDVGIARLAGLIDHTEGTVHVLKVPRIERGGSRKVDLDGLRTVLAGVGLVGIAGLEASVALAAVGRRPDISFGSREGVIEAAFHGVECAILIVDEEFTDFLKRLESAGLNYTIHDLILP, from the coding sequence ATGTCGGCAATGCCAGGTGAAGACCCCCTTTCCGTGCTCCTGCGGAGCAAACGCGAGATCACCCGATTCCAGATCCTGGTCGAGGTCGCCGAGCACCAGCCCGCGATCAGGCAGCAGGAGATCGCCGCCAAGATGGGGGTGACCCCGCAGGCGGTCTCCGAGTACATCCGCGAACTCGCCGAGGACGGTTACGTCTCGGCCTACGGCCGCGGCCGCTACGAGGTGACGAAGGAAGGGATCGAGTGGGTGCTCACCAACGCCGAGGTGCTGGAGAACTATGCCCGCCACGTCACCCGCGACGTCATCCAGAAGGTCCGGGTCTGGCCGGCGATCGCCGCCGGGCCGCTGAAGGCCGGGGACCAGGTCGGCGTCTACATGCAGGGGGGCTGGCTGTATGCATCGAAAGAGGAGCAGAGCGCGATGGGAGAGGTGATCGCCGACGCCGATACGGGGCAGGACGTCGGGATCGCCCGCCTTGCCGGGCTCATCGACCACACGGAAGGAACAGTGCACGTCCTCAAGGTGCCGCGGATCGAACGGGGCGGTTCGCGTAAAGTTGACCTTGACGGGCTGCGCACCGTCCTTGCCGGGGTCGGCCTGGTCGGGATCGCCGGGCTCGAGGCGTCGGTGGCGCTCGCCGCCGTCGGCCGCCGGCCCGACATCTCCTTCGGCTCGCGGGAAGGCGTCATCGAGGCGGCCTTCCACGGGGTCGAGTGCGCCATCCTCATCGTCGACGAAGAGTTTACCGATTTTCTCAAACGGCTTGAGAGTGCGGGGCTGAACTACACGATCCATGACCTGATCCTCCCATGA
- a CDS encoding ABC transporter permease, translating into MNPEHPFEQMRRALAITKKDIRIYYAKGPVVIFGLFMPLFLFLAFAVGNRGLSAPFLVSGLLAMSLFFTATAVSPVIQPWEAQARTLERLLAAPITMRTLVAGDMLASLVFTLLIAAVPVGIGWAAGAPPLHPLALLAGIVLGAVCFSAFGLLLSTPPTNTPSNVMMLSSLVKFPLIFISGVFVPVEELPLWGQALAVCSPLTYFTDIARYALLDTHTFPVIADLAALAGFALLFGAVAMALHERTVGGRI; encoded by the coding sequence ATGAACCCGGAGCACCCGTTCGAGCAGATGCGCCGCGCCCTTGCTATCACGAAAAAGGACATCAGGATCTACTACGCGAAGGGGCCGGTGGTGATCTTCGGGCTCTTCATGCCGCTCTTCCTCTTCCTCGCCTTCGCCGTCGGCAACCGGGGGCTCTCGGCGCCGTTTCTCGTATCGGGCCTCCTGGCGATGAGCCTCTTCTTCACCGCCACCGCCGTATCGCCGGTGATCCAGCCCTGGGAGGCGCAGGCACGGACCCTGGAGCGCCTGCTCGCCGCCCCGATCACGATGCGCACGCTCGTCGCCGGGGATATGCTGGCGTCGCTCGTCTTCACCCTCCTCATCGCCGCCGTCCCGGTCGGGATCGGGTGGGCCGCCGGGGCGCCGCCCCTCCACCCGCTCGCCCTCCTCGCCGGGATCGTCCTCGGGGCCGTCTGCTTCTCGGCGTTCGGCCTCCTCCTCTCGACGCCGCCGACGAACACCCCCTCGAACGTCATGATGCTCTCGTCCCTGGTGAAGTTCCCGCTCATCTTCATCAGCGGCGTCTTCGTCCCGGTGGAGGAACTCCCGCTCTGGGGGCAGGCCCTGGCCGTATGCTCGCCGCTCACCTATTTCACCGATATCGCCCGCTACGCCCTCCTGGACACCCACACCTTCCCGGTGATCGCCGATCTCGCCGCCCTTGCCGGGTTCGCCCTCCTCTTCGGTGCGGTCGCGATGGCCCTGCACGAGCGCACGGTTGGGGGGCGGATCTGA